A genomic window from Salvia miltiorrhiza cultivar Shanhuang (shh) chromosome 5, IMPLAD_Smil_shh, whole genome shotgun sequence includes:
- the LOC130987216 gene encoding DNA-directed RNA polymerases II, IV and V subunit 6A-like, which yields MADEDYDMDGGYEDEPPEPELDEGAEIEEDNNAAEEIPDAVEGEGDEKQEQEAVERPRKTSKYMTKYERARILGTRALQISMNAPVMVELEGETDPLEIAMKELRERKIPFTIRRYLPDGSYEDWGVDELIVEDSWKRQVGGD from the exons ATGGCAGACGAAGATTATGATATGGATGGAGG GTACGAGGATGAGCCACCGGAGCCCGAGCTTGAT GAAGGGGCAGAGATAGAGGAAGACAACAACGCGGCTGAGGAGATACCGGACGCCGTCGAAGGCGAGGGAGATGAGAAGCAGGAGCAGGAGGCTGTGGAACGCCCTCGGAAAACGTCCAAGTATATGACTAAGTATGAGCGGGCGAGAATTTTGGGCACACGGGCTCTGCAGATTAG CATGAATGCACCTGTGATGGTGGAGTTGGAGGGCGAAACTGATCCACTGGAG ATTGCAATGAAAGAGCTGCGGGAGCGAAAAATACCTTTCACAATCCGTCGTTACCTCCCTGATGGAAG CTACGAAGATTGGGGGGTGGATGAATTGATCGTTGAAGACTCCTGGAAAAGACAAGTTGGAGGCGACTGA
- the LOC131026080 gene encoding uncharacterized protein LOC131026080, whose product MSAVKFKTMDNTIHVDEKWFYITKAANRFYLTPGEGDPHRTCKNKAFIKKVMFVCAVCRPVFSNSGECLFDGKIGIFPLIEQLPAKRNNKNKPAGTMETKPIQSVTKEIMKGCYINQLLPAIHQAWPEFGSKLIYIQQDNAKPHILDSDPEFRAAATAHGFDIRIVQQPPNSPDTNVNDLGWFRAIQSIQEEHACYSCDDLVKAVEASYAALSPHTLNKVFLSLQSCMVEIMKQRGHNAYKIPHMRKDALMRAGELPRDLEVSKNLVEECITYLTEHAPMNLVQQIMDKLGYPFAQEGLINDFQQLEI is encoded by the exons ATGTCGGCTGTGAAGTTTAAGACTATGGACAACACCATTCATGTGGATGAGAAGTGGTTTTACATCACAAAGGCAGCAAACAGATTTTACCTAACACCGGGAGAGGGAGATCCTCACCGCACGTGCAAGAATAAGGCTTTCATAAAGAAGGTAATGTTTGTGTGTGCAGTTTGTAGGCCGGTGTTTTCGAATTCTGGTGAATGCCTATTTGATGGGAAGATTGGAATCTTCCCACTAATAGAACAACTTCCAGCCAAGAGAAACAACAAGAACAAACCGGCTGGAACTATGGAAACAAAGCCTATACAGTCCGTGACCAAGGAAATCATGAAAGGGTGCTACATAAATCAG CTTCTACCAGCAATACATCAAGCGTGGCCTGAATTTGGAAGTAAATTGATCTATATTCAGCAAGATAATGCGAAGCCCCATATACTAGACTCAGACCCTGAATTTAGGGCTGCAGCCACAGCTCATGGATTCGACATAAGAATAGTTCAACAACCACCAAACAGTCCGGACACAAATGTGAACGACCTGGGATGGTTTAGAGCTATTCAGAGCATACAAGAAGAGCATGCATGTTACAGTTGTGATGATCTTGTGAAGGCTGTTGAGGCATCATATGCAGCACTATCTCCTCACACACTTAACAAAGTGTTCCTTAGTTTGCAATCATGCATGGTAGAGATAATGAAACAGCGAGGTCATAATGCATACAAAATCCCACACATGAGGAAAGATGCACTAATGAGAGCAGGGGAGTTGCCAAGGGATTTGGAGGTTTCTAAGAATTTGGTGGAAGAGTGCATTACTTACTTGACTGAACATGCACCTATGAATTTGGTGCAACAGATTATGGATAAGTTAGGATATCCCTTTGCACAAGAAGGCCTAATCAATGACTTCCAACAGTTAGAAATTTAG
- the LOC130987213 gene encoding uncharacterized protein LOC130987213, translating into MGKILNTLLRRSPSKTSSKLAMMARLAISRIAILKNIHTAKWNIACSDALQLLPGGHPRRELALIKAELAITEQKTLDAYAMIEVYCRLLAEKTEMITDSKECPNELKEMVSSLIFAASRCGQFPELEKIRQMLTSKYGKDFAYSAIEIRNNCGVHPKMVHKLSSLPPTMEAKENLLKKIARDNNIAYIA; encoded by the exons ATGGGAAAGATACTGAATACTCTGCTAAGAAGGAGCCCATCAAAAACATCGTCGAAGCTGGCGATGATGGCCAGGCTCGCGATCTCGAGAATCGCGATCCTCAAGAACATCCACACCGCGAAGTGGAACATAGCGTGCTCCGATGCCCTCCAGCTATTGCCTGGAGGACATCCGAGACGAGAACTAGCCCTCATCAAG GCCGAGTTAGCCATCACGGAGCAAAAAACATTGGACGCGTATGCTATGATCGAGGTTTACTGCCGTCTCCTGGCTGAGAAAACAGAGATGATCACAGACAGCAA GGAGTGCCCTAATGAGCTGAAGGAGATGGTTTCGAGCTTGATATTTGCTGCTTCAAGATGTGGACAGTTTCCAGAGTTGGAAAAGATTCGTCAAATGCTCACATCCAAATATGGAAAAGATTTTGCATATAGTGCGATTGAAATAAGAAATAACTGTGGGGTGCATCCTAAG atggTGCATAAATTATCTTCACTGCCACCAACCATGGAAGCCAAGGAGAATCTGCTCAAGAAAATCGCGAGAGATAATAACATTGCTTATATAGCATGA